One part of the Burkholderia vietnamiensis LMG 10929 genome encodes these proteins:
- a CDS encoding ATPase, with protein MPRSNNALIPTMDSTTQSGDADLRDEYAALRERAVMLEEQVPPLLQRISDVLPRISGESELADEHRERLVGARNAAMVSIENYQQAIPFLQTADSIIEQLDKTPERDEDVEWRESLLQRLDELIDVAVVMIDDAQTYFEQADACDLSNIPKSILEE; from the coding sequence ATGCCGCGATCGAACAACGCACTCATACCGACGATGGACAGCACCACTCAATCCGGCGACGCCGATCTTCGCGACGAATATGCAGCCCTGCGCGAGCGCGCCGTCATGCTCGAAGAACAAGTGCCGCCGCTCCTGCAACGCATTTCGGACGTCCTGCCGCGAATCAGCGGCGAGTCGGAGCTCGCGGACGAGCATCGCGAACGGCTCGTCGGTGCGCGCAACGCTGCGATGGTCTCGATCGAAAACTATCAGCAGGCGATCCCGTTCCTGCAAACGGCCGACTCGATCATCGAACAGCTCGACAAGACGCCGGAGCGCGATGAAGACGTCGAGTGGCGCGAATCGTTGCTGCAGCGACTCGACGAACTGATCGACGTAGCGGTCGTGATGATCGACGATGCGCAAACGTATTTCGAGCAGGCAGACGCCTGCGATCTGTCCAACATACCGAAGTCGATTCTCGAAGAATGA